A window from Natronorubrum aibiense encodes these proteins:
- a CDS encoding PD-(D/E)XK nuclease family protein, whose amino-acid sequence MSIKRSKPIDRLYEEVAEYDLVIVPDAPLASALNRRLEHPHFGPFAITPRRLAARRRETAEDRLAFLEVISQTDLNWKQASYAIGNVLQCWEYQGSPDAILEYDAFDTPETRTVVDCIESLETTSRTLTEYQIDCEEYESVAVIGEQQLTNLERSILPTEYDAINRFCDDSFELPPVRIFDSPAAIVDAVLDTVTTENAEDIAVVLDASSEYSPLIEAAFEATEIPYYGGPSFTDDQDHRAVIQLLRSAIAGSDTRIGTVKPLLTRLGTTIDVDHNEKRLFEVDDPELEWLHDFRNRAAELTIGDALDTYEKHAACTLETFRAELERLGLLNEPITADTIDRLTFYLETYDVPIDRENDGVLLADAKSASFVDRPVVFYLGLDERWTHKSPQRPWVDRDEEFDRNLDQFQSLLQSGVDQYYLVQDTAGGAPVTPCLYFEDLLDVEFERFSDLESIRYSRTFRSTEEGFEKEPISVETEPETTLSQSSLNSYANCPRDYFFGRLVDNPDKDYFLEGTLFHDFAEFVVNHPEFVDDAVTEEVVDVMIEETRPFHRDVDLATRRTKYRVGLETIVDYLEENTPSDTDFLTPTSSSENFFATYFDRPVDSPATERWFEDDDRGIKGKIDLVQSPTQLVDFKSGSKKSSSQVIKRAAIDPPSDQPNFQALLYLTYYRSQRPDEQLEFTFFHFLETLDDVVTGEGTLDDCLTTITYHPIPFDEFVQSRAVFEALREEAPNDCNKTFSKTSYEEYRAAFDAHQPPRTRDADEMADSPFGNELLERMIEAVGDYKYVTNGCMQAFRHLCGYRKEGYFVEDLDEFERFIDDQLEELNRYRRGDSRFPVAGRAGEPNYRYVDNRDMILTTERATDEPADETEVIR is encoded by the coding sequence GTGTCAATCAAGCGGTCGAAACCAATCGATCGGCTATACGAGGAGGTAGCCGAATACGATCTCGTCATCGTCCCCGACGCCCCGTTAGCAAGTGCACTCAATCGACGTCTCGAGCACCCCCACTTCGGCCCGTTCGCGATTACGCCACGCCGACTCGCTGCCAGACGCCGAGAAACAGCAGAAGACCGGCTGGCCTTCCTCGAGGTCATCAGTCAAACCGATCTCAACTGGAAGCAGGCGTCCTATGCGATCGGGAACGTGCTGCAGTGCTGGGAGTATCAGGGCAGTCCCGATGCAATTCTCGAGTACGATGCGTTCGATACACCGGAAACACGGACTGTCGTCGACTGCATCGAATCACTCGAAACAACGTCGCGAACGCTCACTGAGTATCAGATCGACTGCGAGGAATACGAATCAGTGGCCGTCATCGGTGAACAGCAACTGACGAATCTCGAGCGATCGATCCTCCCCACGGAATACGACGCTATCAATCGCTTCTGTGACGACTCATTCGAGTTACCGCCTGTCCGAATCTTTGACTCACCGGCAGCAATCGTCGATGCTGTCCTCGATACGGTTACCACAGAGAACGCCGAGGATATTGCAGTCGTTCTCGATGCGAGTAGTGAGTATTCGCCACTCATCGAGGCAGCGTTCGAAGCCACAGAGATCCCATACTACGGCGGTCCATCGTTCACCGACGATCAGGATCACCGAGCCGTCATCCAGCTTCTCCGCAGTGCGATTGCGGGATCCGATACTCGTATCGGAACCGTGAAACCGCTCCTAACACGTCTCGGAACGACCATCGACGTCGACCACAACGAAAAGCGTCTCTTCGAGGTCGATGACCCCGAGCTCGAGTGGCTTCATGATTTCCGCAATCGAGCAGCAGAGCTCACGATCGGCGACGCACTAGACACCTACGAGAAACACGCTGCGTGTACGCTCGAGACGTTCCGAGCGGAACTCGAACGGCTCGGACTCCTCAACGAACCGATCACCGCAGATACTATCGACCGACTCACATTCTACCTCGAGACCTACGATGTCCCGATCGACCGGGAAAACGACGGCGTCCTCCTTGCCGATGCGAAATCAGCATCGTTTGTCGATCGACCAGTTGTCTTCTACCTCGGGCTCGACGAGCGTTGGACTCACAAGTCACCGCAGCGACCATGGGTCGATCGTGACGAAGAGTTCGACCGCAACCTCGACCAGTTCCAGTCGCTGCTTCAGAGCGGTGTTGATCAGTACTATCTCGTTCAAGATACCGCTGGTGGGGCGCCTGTAACGCCATGTCTATACTTCGAAGACCTTCTTGACGTCGAGTTCGAACGCTTCAGCGATTTAGAGTCGATTCGGTATTCGCGAACGTTCCGATCGACAGAAGAAGGATTCGAGAAGGAGCCGATCAGTGTCGAAACCGAGCCAGAGACAACACTCAGCCAGTCGAGTCTGAATTCGTACGCTAACTGCCCTCGAGACTACTTTTTCGGACGGCTCGTCGACAACCCCGACAAGGATTATTTCCTCGAGGGGACCCTCTTCCACGACTTTGCAGAGTTCGTCGTCAACCATCCCGAGTTCGTCGATGACGCTGTCACCGAGGAGGTCGTCGATGTCATGATCGAGGAGACACGGCCATTCCACCGTGATGTCGATCTCGCCACCCGACGAACGAAGTATCGCGTTGGCCTCGAGACGATCGTCGACTACCTCGAGGAGAATACGCCGTCGGATACCGACTTCCTCACACCGACAAGTAGCAGTGAGAATTTCTTTGCGACATACTTTGACCGACCAGTTGATTCCCCAGCGACCGAACGGTGGTTCGAGGACGACGACCGTGGGATCAAAGGGAAGATCGACCTCGTACAGTCGCCGACACAGCTGGTCGACTTCAAAAGTGGCAGCAAGAAATCATCGTCGCAGGTAATCAAACGCGCAGCAATTGATCCACCGAGCGATCAGCCGAACTTCCAGGCGTTACTCTATCTCACCTACTATCGGAGCCAGCGGCCAGACGAACAGCTCGAGTTCACCTTCTTCCACTTCCTCGAGACGCTCGACGATGTCGTCACAGGCGAGGGGACTCTCGATGACTGCCTGACGACGATCACGTACCATCCAATCCCGTTCGACGAATTCGTACAGTCACGAGCCGTCTTCGAAGCGCTCCGCGAAGAGGCACCGAACGACTGCAACAAGACGTTCTCGAAGACGAGCTACGAGGAGTATCGGGCAGCGTTCGACGCTCACCAACCACCCAGAACACGAGATGCAGATGAGATGGCCGATTCTCCGTTCGGGAACGAACTTCTCGAGCGGATGATCGAGGCTGTCGGCGACTACAAGTACGTCACAAACGGCTGCATGCAGGCATTCAGACACCTGTGTGGCTATCGCAAAGAGGGCTACTTCGTCGAGGATCTCGATGAATTCGAGCGGTTCATCGATGATCAACTCGAGGAACTGAACCGATATCGCCGCGGCGACTCTCGGTTCCCCGTCGCCGGACGAGCAGGTGAGCCGAACTACCGATATGTGGACAACCGCGATATGATTTTGACGACAGAGCGTGCGACCGATGAACCGGCCGACGAGACGGAGGTGATCCGATGA
- a CDS encoding tryptophan--tRNA ligase, which translates to MPAEDDFTVTPYAVEGNINYDRLLDKFGADALTAEQRAKFPEPGHPLVRRGVFYAERDVDPFLDAASEDKLHSIVTGRGPSGPMHIGHIFPFYFAKYLQDQTGTLVYIPFSDDEKYFLKDKSLEEISGYTRENLFDLLAVGFDPERTRIVVDTADADVVYPLATAFAKEVTQATVDATYGEPENIGLSFYPAVQATHLLLPQLVEGRHPTLVPIAVDQDPHVRVCRDIAAKERYDVAKPGALLSKFLPSLEGPGKMSSSDDAPSILLSDDRKTVFDKIRAHAYSGGQTSLEEHREQGGNPEVDVSYQFLYYFFEESDEQVERLAREYRKGSLLSGELKDMAAKNIANFLEAHHERRRALGSLEDELEQFRLTEDERQVARRRAGYPESSLVQR; encoded by the coding sequence ATGCCAGCAGAAGACGACTTCACCGTAACGCCATACGCCGTCGAAGGCAACATCAACTACGACCGACTCCTAGACAAGTTCGGGGCTGATGCCCTCACTGCCGAGCAGAGGGCTAAGTTCCCCGAACCGGGCCATCCGCTCGTGCGCCGTGGCGTGTTCTATGCAGAGCGCGACGTAGACCCATTCCTCGATGCCGCCAGCGAAGACAAACTACACTCCATCGTGACGGGACGTGGCCCCTCGGGGCCGATGCATATCGGTCACATCTTCCCATTCTACTTCGCCAAGTATCTGCAAGACCAGACAGGGACTCTCGTCTACATTCCGTTCTCCGACGACGAGAAATACTTTCTCAAGGACAAGTCGTTGGAGGAAATCAGCGGCTATACCCGCGAAAATCTCTTTGACCTTCTCGCAGTCGGGTTTGACCCCGAACGAACCCGAATCGTCGTAGACACGGCGGACGCTGACGTGGTGTACCCTCTAGCGACTGCATTTGCCAAGGAAGTAACGCAAGCGACCGTGGACGCAACATACGGGGAACCCGAGAATATCGGTCTCTCGTTCTACCCTGCTGTCCAAGCCACACACCTCCTCCTACCACAACTTGTGGAGGGCCGCCATCCGACGCTCGTCCCGATTGCGGTTGACCAAGACCCCCACGTTCGAGTCTGTCGGGACATCGCGGCAAAGGAACGGTACGATGTGGCCAAGCCCGGTGCCTTGCTCTCGAAATTTCTCCCGAGCCTCGAAGGACCGGGGAAGATGAGTTCGTCCGACGATGCACCGAGTATCCTCCTCTCAGACGACCGGAAGACGGTCTTCGACAAAATCCGCGCCCATGCTTATTCTGGTGGACAGACGAGTCTCGAAGAACATCGAGAGCAGGGAGGGAACCCTGAGGTAGATGTCTCGTATCAGTTTTTGTACTACTTCTTTGAAGAAAGTGATGAGCAGGTAGAACGGCTTGCACGCGAGTATCGAAAGGGGTCACTCCTGAGTGGTGAACTCAAAGATATGGCGGCGAAGAATATTGCGAACTTTCTCGAAGCACATCACGAACGTCGCAGGGCACTTGGCTCGCTTGAGGACGAGTTGGAACAGTTCCGCTTGACAGAGGATGAGCGACAGGTTGCGCGGCGGCGAGCAGGCTACCCCGAGAGTTCTCTGGTTCAGAGATAG
- a CDS encoding PIN domain-containing protein has product MTFLDSSVIIDMLEGVDETVEFVESQDDPYLTSAICVYEVLAGTLGSGETDVRAERQHFGGVHSLEFNEDIALEAARLQDELLAESERMAVRDFMIAATARSTGDHLVVADSDFQTDALESKIRVTNLRDD; this is encoded by the coding sequence ATGACGTTTCTCGATTCATCGGTCATCATCGACATGCTCGAGGGCGTCGATGAAACCGTTGAGTTCGTCGAATCACAGGACGACCCGTATCTCACATCGGCGATCTGTGTCTACGAGGTTCTTGCCGGAACGCTCGGCAGCGGCGAGACCGACGTGCGTGCAGAACGGCAGCACTTTGGTGGCGTCCATTCCCTTGAGTTCAACGAGGATATCGCGCTTGAGGCAGCTCGGCTACAAGACGAACTTCTCGCCGAGAGCGAACGGATGGCCGTTCGAGATTTCATGATCGCGGCGACTGCTCGCTCGACCGGTGATCATCTCGTCGTTGCGGATTCTGATTTTCAGACGGATGCCCTCGAGTCGAAAATACGAGTGACGAATCTTCGCGATGACTGA
- a CDS encoding DUF7557 family protein, protein MSTSIRVSDETKAKLDRLKRDDESFDELLKRLASDEEPITVGAWDSDTADRARDAIDRSRESFER, encoded by the coding sequence ATGAGCACGTCCATCCGCGTCTCGGACGAGACGAAAGCAAAACTCGATCGCCTCAAGCGTGACGATGAGAGTTTCGACGAGTTGCTCAAGCGACTGGCAAGCGATGAAGAGCCGATCACTGTCGGTGCATGGGACTCCGACACTGCTGACCGGGCTCGCGACGCTATCGATCGATCCCGTGAGAGCTTTGAGCGATGA
- a CDS encoding AI-2E family transporter, with product MTDSTNLPNWVTEQLGLTILALVGSLLALFVFLPYLQYILFGIVLAYIMLPVQHYLERYVRPTGAAIVVVTATVLVVLLPLVYIITTAVQQSFRLVRAIRQEQPRVETIEEILGTIEVDLESNGYAVDLVGLYEANQHRIASTLQEIMREIITVVGDLPNIFIGLTVTLFVLFALLRDGEQLVAWLQWVLPIDDEVLAELRTGLDQLMWASIVGNVAVAGIQAVMLGSGLAIAGVPAVIFLTVATFVLTLLPLVGAFGIWIPAAAYLIAMGRPAASAAMVVYGLLVTFSDSYLRPALIGRTSAFNSAIVVVGIFGGLIVFGPIGLFIGPVVLGGAKLTLDSFARVHTGESLAKDNVDKTSSDESGN from the coding sequence GTGACAGATAGTACTAATTTGCCGAACTGGGTAACTGAACAGCTCGGCTTAACTATACTCGCACTGGTGGGCAGTCTTCTCGCGCTGTTCGTTTTCCTGCCGTATCTGCAGTACATCCTCTTCGGAATCGTGCTCGCATATATTATGTTACCAGTACAGCACTACCTTGAGCGATATGTCAGACCGACAGGCGCAGCGATCGTAGTGGTCACAGCAACTGTACTCGTCGTACTGCTCCCGCTTGTCTACATCATCACAACTGCGGTTCAACAGTCTTTCCGGCTTGTCCGTGCGATCAGGCAGGAACAGCCCAGGGTTGAGACAATCGAAGAGATCCTTGGGACGATCGAGGTCGATCTTGAGAGCAACGGGTATGCAGTCGATCTCGTTGGACTATATGAAGCAAATCAACATCGGATTGCGTCCACTCTCCAAGAGATCATGAGGGAGATCATTACTGTCGTCGGCGATCTTCCAAACATTTTTATCGGCCTGACCGTCACGCTGTTCGTCCTCTTCGCACTGTTGCGAGATGGAGAACAACTTGTCGCATGGCTTCAGTGGGTGTTGCCAATCGACGACGAGGTGTTGGCAGAGCTCCGGACCGGTTTGGATCAGCTCATGTGGGCCTCAATTGTCGGGAACGTCGCCGTCGCGGGCATTCAGGCAGTGATGCTCGGTAGTGGACTAGCGATTGCAGGTGTCCCTGCCGTCATTTTCCTCACTGTTGCGACGTTTGTCTTGACGTTGCTCCCGCTGGTCGGTGCGTTTGGGATCTGGATTCCAGCAGCGGCCTATTTGATTGCAATGGGAAGACCAGCCGCCAGCGCAGCGATGGTCGTTTACGGACTACTTGTCACGTTCTCTGATTCGTACCTTCGGCCTGCGCTGATCGGTCGCACTAGTGCGTTCAACTCCGCGATTGTCGTCGTCGGTATCTTTGGGGGCCTCATCGTTTTCGGGCCTATCGGGCTCTTTATCGGTCCTGTCGTCCTTGGCGGCGCAAAACTCACCCTCGATTCTTTCGCCCGAGTACATACCGGTGAGTCGCTTGCCAAGGACAACGTAGACAAGACTAGTTCAGACGAATCAGGGAACTAA
- a CDS encoding RNA-guided endonuclease TnpB family protein, translated as MTTTATKTLEATLAPPTTGKEQRLERTVATYRRALSDAFESGADTQTAVNDIVTGYTLTSYAKDALKNYVPQLRRTYHASELEDDHPVRFTNRGFRIDHSDERTHEFCWRVPQAGRGTAFWIPLRINLEQESLWFDLLDGDISVGEFRLQQYRTSWVLHVTVEYEVADPEIPDDPTRIGFDIGESKLLTGCACQNDTPTRPYIYDGGRARALRKEMHTTLKRLQKRDAEQWRVDERFDHYQNALTDIVEKASREAIEYAESFGNPVIVLEDLSYIRENLDYGKYMNRRLHSWAFARLTDRFEDKALEAGIPVEFVNPRYTSQTCHACGHIGRRGSQSEFKCTNAECHVSTFQADINAAANIADRVDPWGESVPWKPERDDSPRNGSRCDTATGHRTPSRQSRQTTLAVFES; from the coding sequence GTGACGACGACCGCCACGAAAACGCTCGAAGCCACGCTTGCTCCGCCCACTACAGGCAAAGAGCAACGGCTCGAGCGAACCGTGGCGACCTACCGCCGTGCTCTCTCGGATGCTTTCGAGAGTGGCGCGGATACGCAAACGGCGGTCAACGATATTGTCACGGGCTACACGCTCACGTCCTACGCCAAGGACGCCCTCAAGAACTACGTCCCGCAACTCCGCCGGACGTACCATGCGTCGGAACTTGAGGACGACCATCCGGTTCGGTTCACGAACCGGGGGTTCCGAATCGACCACTCCGACGAGCGAACGCACGAGTTCTGCTGGCGCGTTCCACAGGCCGGACGTGGCACCGCCTTCTGGATTCCGCTTCGGATCAACCTGGAGCAAGAAAGTCTCTGGTTCGACCTGCTCGACGGGGATATATCGGTCGGTGAGTTCCGACTGCAACAGTACCGCACGAGTTGGGTGCTGCACGTCACCGTCGAGTACGAGGTCGCCGACCCAGAGATCCCGGACGACCCGACTCGAATTGGTTTCGATATCGGTGAGTCCAAGCTTCTGACGGGCTGTGCCTGTCAGAACGACACTCCGACTCGACCGTACATCTACGACGGCGGTCGTGCGCGAGCACTTCGCAAGGAGATGCACACGACGCTGAAACGCCTGCAAAAGCGTGATGCCGAGCAATGGCGCGTGGACGAACGCTTCGACCACTACCAGAACGCCCTGACGGACATCGTCGAGAAGGCGTCTCGAGAAGCCATCGAGTATGCAGAGTCCTTTGGCAATCCAGTGATCGTGCTCGAGGACTTGTCGTACATCCGCGAGAATCTGGATTACGGGAAGTACATGAATCGACGCTTGCATTCGTGGGCGTTCGCCCGGCTCACCGACCGTTTCGAGGACAAAGCCCTCGAAGCCGGTATCCCAGTCGAGTTCGTGAATCCGCGCTACACGAGCCAGACGTGCCATGCTTGCGGTCACATCGGCCGTCGTGGATCGCAATCCGAGTTCAAGTGCACGAACGCAGAGTGTCACGTTTCGACGTTTCAGGCAGATATCAACGCAGCAGCGAACATTGCTGATCGCGTTGATCCGTGGGGAGAGAGCGTTCCTTGGAAACCGGAGCGCGATGACTCACCACGGAACGGGAGCCGTTGTGACACGGCCACAGGACACCGCACGCCGAGTCGGCAATCCCGACAGACGACGCTCGCGGTCTTTGAGTCCTGA
- a CDS encoding amphi-Trp domain-containing protein translates to MADDEQEPETEAESTDNETEREGERVMNRADGAEILREIAAGVENGTIDIEGENGFTVAVPERFELEVEYEVTDDEAELEVELEWQMEDGEAVSADE, encoded by the coding sequence ATGGCAGACGACGAACAAGAACCCGAGACCGAAGCGGAATCGACAGACAACGAGACGGAACGCGAAGGTGAGCGAGTGATGAACCGGGCAGACGGCGCGGAGATCCTGCGAGAAATCGCTGCCGGTGTCGAGAACGGGACGATCGATATCGAAGGAGAGAACGGCTTCACGGTGGCGGTACCAGAGCGCTTCGAACTGGAAGTCGAGTACGAGGTCACCGACGACGAGGCCGAGCTGGAAGTCGAACTCGAATGGCAGATGGAAGACGGCGAAGCGGTATCGGCAGACGAGTGA
- a CDS encoding 3'-5' exonuclease family protein: MLVWSSGLDYLEAKPPESVLTYNGDRFDLPHIEGRARIAAEKIEDRFDVAQRAEAFVDRVESIDLMPEVCDDEYTSFEDACETFDVDVIRTPLDEYSFDIDVIAHRPTSKGIDPYMMGCDIPVLGERYLNLLSIGTTDHPAFQELHEAIKHYATTDVGPLFELDDRRPFNEKVV; the protein is encoded by the coding sequence ATGCTGGTTTGGTCGAGCGGGCTCGACTACCTTGAGGCCAAGCCACCCGAATCGGTGCTCACGTACAACGGCGACCGGTTCGACCTGCCTCACATAGAGGGGCGAGCGCGAATCGCCGCAGAAAAGATCGAAGATCGATTTGACGTGGCACAACGGGCCGAGGCGTTCGTCGACCGCGTGGAGAGCATCGACCTCATGCCCGAAGTCTGTGATGACGAGTATACATCGTTTGAAGATGCCTGCGAAACCTTCGATGTCGACGTGATTCGAACACCACTCGATGAGTACAGCTTTGATATCGATGTTATTGCCCACCGACCGACATCGAAAGGGATTGACCCGTACATGATGGGCTGTGATATTCCGGTACTTGGTGAGCGGTATCTCAACCTGCTTAGCATTGGCACAACAGACCACCCAGCGTTTCAGGAACTCCACGAAGCTATCAAACACTACGCAACGACCGATGTCGGACCGTTGTTCGAACTCGATGATCGGCGACCGTTCAATGAGAAGGTTGTCTGA
- a CDS encoding sulfite exporter TauE/SafE family protein, translating into MEPLGLGLPMIGLFVGFGLLIGILFGFFGMGGSFLVTPMLLVIGYPAPVAVGSGLAFVFGTSVIGALRHRDHGQVSYTLAAVMILGMMFGIKVGTRIVFLLADLGSADFVISVVYVGLLGVVGLVVLRDARTDGTEVGTGRVATEVQSITLPPMVSLPGGATVSVWVILVVGSSIGILCGCLGVGGGFLLLPVMVYGFGIPTAIAAGTSILQISISGAFGTFVYAQSNAVNIPVVAALLVGSGFGARIGAGATCLVNETDIKGYFAGMLLAGSVATASKQVSVVYGVETLETASVVLVFGTAVLVSGAVVHTSVDSLRKNREHGSPRTH; encoded by the coding sequence ATGGAACCTCTTGGCCTCGGTCTCCCAATGATCGGTCTCTTCGTCGGGTTCGGCCTGCTCATCGGCATCCTCTTCGGGTTCTTCGGGATGGGAGGCTCGTTCCTCGTGACACCAATGCTGTTGGTGATCGGATACCCGGCGCCGGTTGCTGTCGGGAGCGGACTCGCGTTCGTCTTCGGCACCAGTGTTATCGGTGCGCTCAGACACCGCGATCACGGCCAGGTCAGCTACACGCTGGCGGCGGTGATGATTCTTGGAATGATGTTCGGCATCAAGGTCGGCACCAGGATCGTGTTCTTGCTTGCGGATCTCGGCAGCGCTGACTTTGTCATCAGCGTGGTGTACGTTGGCCTTCTCGGAGTTGTCGGACTCGTTGTCCTCCGAGATGCTCGTACTGACGGTACCGAAGTGGGAACGGGCCGAGTTGCTACCGAAGTTCAGTCCATCACGCTCCCACCAATGGTGTCGCTACCTGGCGGTGCGACCGTCTCGGTGTGGGTTATCCTCGTTGTTGGGTCGAGTATCGGCATCCTCTGTGGATGTCTCGGTGTCGGGGGAGGATTCCTTCTGCTCCCCGTCATGGTCTATGGGTTCGGCATTCCCACTGCAATCGCTGCTGGAACCAGCATTCTCCAGATTTCGATTTCGGGTGCGTTCGGGACGTTCGTCTACGCTCAGTCGAATGCCGTCAATATCCCCGTTGTCGCCGCGCTGCTCGTCGGAAGCGGTTTCGGTGCTCGCATCGGTGCAGGTGCAACATGTCTTGTAAACGAAACTGACATTAAGGGATACTTCGCTGGTATGCTGCTCGCTGGGAGTGTTGCCACCGCAAGTAAGCAGGTGAGTGTGGTATACGGGGTCGAGACGCTTGAGACAGCAAGTGTAGTCCTCGTCTTTGGGACTGCAGTTCTGGTCAGCGGTGCGGTCGTCCACACGTCGGTCGATTCGCTCAGGAAAAATCGAGAACATGGGTCACCACGGACCCACTAA
- a CDS encoding DUF7512 family protein, protein MSVLLVAPVLGESGQAAATVGYVLAEALVLYVGYGALARVASPVARDIFVST, encoded by the coding sequence CTGAGCGTCCTCCTAGTCGCTCCCGTCCTCGGTGAATCCGGGCAGGCTGCTGCCACGGTCGGGTACGTGCTGGCTGAAGCACTCGTGCTGTACGTCGGATACGGGGCGCTGGCGCGGGTTGCTAGTCCGGTCGCTCGTGATATATTCGTGAGTACCTGA
- a CDS encoding FAD-binding oxidoreductase, with amino-acid sequence MAQHSIPAEQIEQFEAGFHGDLIRPDDTDYDDARAVWNGMIDKRPALIARCQGVGDVISAVNFARENDLLVAVRGGGHNVAGTAVCDDGLVIDLSEMRSVRVDPDAQTAWVQAGATWADVDHETQAFGLATPGGAVSETGIAGLALGGGIGHLRCKHGLTCDNLASVDLVTADGDYLTASEDENAELFWGLRGGGGNFGVVTGFEFDLHPVGPDVAICLVFYPADRMVEVLETYRDYVADAPPEVSLLTLSGVMPDEDLFPADAVHESKIAIAGCYAGSVEDGERALRPLREIDEPIVDFSGSMPYVEFQQLFDEDYPDGMRYYWKSLYLDSLSDSAIDRIAYWTDVAPSPLSTVDVWQLGGAIERVDVEDSAFAGRHAPFLLGVEANWERLKDDDANVEWVRDCLDDMRQFSDGSVYLNFPGFLEEGDDMMRTTFGPTYERLVALKDEYDPTNLFSLNQNIAPSGSAEADGGMCHD; translated from the coding sequence ATGGCACAACACTCGATCCCCGCCGAACAGATCGAACAGTTCGAAGCCGGATTCCACGGCGATCTGATCCGTCCCGACGACACCGACTACGACGACGCGCGTGCAGTGTGGAACGGGATGATCGACAAACGTCCGGCTCTAATCGCCCGATGTCAGGGCGTCGGCGACGTCATCAGCGCGGTGAATTTCGCGCGCGAGAATGATCTGCTGGTGGCGGTTCGCGGTGGTGGCCACAACGTCGCGGGAACTGCCGTCTGCGACGACGGACTCGTCATCGACCTCTCCGAGATGAGGAGTGTCCGGGTAGACCCCGACGCGCAGACAGCGTGGGTCCAAGCTGGTGCCACGTGGGCAGACGTGGACCACGAAACCCAGGCGTTCGGTCTCGCAACGCCGGGTGGGGCCGTCTCGGAAACGGGGATCGCGGGACTGGCGCTTGGTGGTGGCATCGGTCATCTCCGCTGCAAGCACGGCTTGACCTGTGACAACCTCGCATCTGTCGATCTGGTCACGGCAGACGGCGACTACCTGACCGCCAGCGAAGACGAGAACGCGGAGCTTTTCTGGGGGCTTCGCGGTGGCGGCGGCAACTTCGGCGTGGTCACTGGCTTCGAGTTCGACCTCCATCCCGTCGGCCCGGACGTAGCGATTTGCCTCGTGTTCTATCCGGCCGACCGGATGGTTGAGGTCTTGGAAACCTACCGTGACTACGTCGCTGATGCGCCCCCGGAAGTCAGCTTGCTTACCCTATCTGGTGTAATGCCCGACGAGGACCTCTTCCCAGCAGACGCGGTACACGAGTCTAAAATAGCAATCGCAGGCTGTTACGCTGGGTCGGTCGAGGATGGCGAGCGCGCGCTGCGGCCGCTGCGAGAGATCGACGAGCCGATCGTCGATTTCAGCGGGTCGATGCCGTACGTGGAGTTTCAGCAACTCTTCGACGAGGACTACCCCGACGGGATGCGCTACTACTGGAAATCGCTGTACCTCGACAGTCTGTCGGACTCCGCCATCGATCGAATCGCGTACTGGACCGATGTGGCACCGTCACCGCTTTCGACGGTCGATGTCTGGCAGTTGGGTGGCGCGATCGAACGGGTGGACGTCGAAGACAGCGCGTTCGCGGGGCGGCACGCTCCCTTCCTGCTCGGCGTCGAAGCGAACTGGGAGCGCCTGAAGGACGACGATGCGAACGTCGAGTGGGTGCGCGACTGTCTCGACGACATGCGCCAGTTCTCGGACGGCTCGGTGTACCTGAACTTCCCGGGATTCCTCGAAGAGGGCGACGACATGATGCGGACCACGTTTGGACCGACGTACGAGCGGTTAGTCGCCCTGAAAGACGAGTACGATCCGACGAATCTGTTCAGCCTCAATCAGAACATTGCGCCGTCCGGAAGCGCTGAGGCCGACGGAGGGATGTGCCATGACTGA